TCCACCTGTGCCTTCCACCTCATTAAGACCTGTTATGTGtcatgtagccaagactggaGGAAGCACACAAAGATTTATCCTGTAATATCAATGATCTGAGTGTTAGAAACCCAGAGGTTATTAGACATGGCAATTAATTATCCTAAATCCCAATAATATCTTCCTGGAGACCTGAGGGAGAGGACCATCTGCCTTGAAAAACGACAAACAAACCATTCTCTGAAAGAATCTAATAATCTTATTATTTCCTTGTCTCAACAGAATCTAATCATAGTACCAGAATTTGGATAAGGACATACAACATTCAAAGGAAATAAAGACAGATCTTAGGGTAAACATTAATTTGGAGAGGGAATTAAGAAAGTCAGGCTTTGTTGATATTTTCCCTATTGGCTGCAACTGGTTACTGAATTCACattcaaaatacatataaaatcttaCCTATTGCTACATTTAGTGCATCATTAATTTGCCTAGCTATATTTAGTGCATTATTAATTTTGTGTAATGTGTTTTATACATAGAAATGTAGTGACAGAGACCTAGATAGACATAGCAAGAGTCTGAACATACACAAAGTACCAGGAAAAGTGCAGAATATTGCATTGGAATAAATGTGTGAACCCTACTCTTCCTCAGCACATGCATTCTATGCTAGAAATAGTATGAGACACaggtaaaagcaaaaaaaatctgtaacaatGTTGGGGCGTGGTAGCAGTGTCCAAATGAAACACGCATTGTTGAGGGGACACAGAGGGGTGACACGCACTGTAGGAGGTAGAGTGGCAGATCAGGAGAGCTCTCTCTAGAGAGAAATAAAGTCTAGGCAACatcttgggaaggaaggaagcaacacAGGGTTGTCAACTGAAGAAGAGAAATCCAggcagaggggacaggaagggcaAAGATGGTTAGGAAGAAGAGCGTCGTCACTATTCTGGAGTGTGGCTGAGGGTTAGTGGTTAGAGACTCACAAGGGGGGATGAGTCGGGCTTCACAGTGGGCCTGAATGTAGCGGAAGGACTTCCGCTTTTATTCTGAGCTAAGTATGAAGTCGTAGACTCTGATGGGTGGAGAGAAAGGAGCTcgggagggaggctggagatTCCTATAGTTAGATTGTCTTCATGTTTGAacaactcattcatttattcttgtgtatgtgcacagatgTGTATATAGGTGTATGTGTACACTGGATATGCCTGCATTTAGAGATCAAAATTCAATACCATTCTATTCTTCAGGTATCATTTGTCTGCTTGTTTCTTGAGATGCCTCTCAGACCTTGTGGATCCAGTGGCTAGCCACGAAGCTCCAGGgaatctcctgtctccacttctctagtgctgggagcAGAACTGCAGCCTACCACTATTGCCACaaggcaaacaagcaaacagagcGGCCAAGTCCCAAAGAAACTGTCCACACGTATGACTCAGCCCACTTACTCATCCAGTTCCTGACATTCAAGAAGCTCTGTTGACTGGTGAGGTCAAACATTAACAAGAAGCCCATGGCGTCTCTGAAAAAGGCGGTGGTGAGGCTCCGGAACCTGCCGACGAAGCACAGTGACTGTTTCTCAGTCCACAAACTCACAATCACAGGCCAAACAACAATGTGGCCCACACATACATGCTGTCTCTATAGCACATACATATCTTTCTAGATGGACATGTGAGACTAGACCAGAAGATTAGTAGGGCAGGGAGAGAAGATCTGCttgcaaattattttttaaagatcactCTCAGGCTCTATGGTGCCATGGTGCTGATATAGGGTTCCATATAATCACaacttggtctctctctctctctctctctctctctctctctctctctctctctctctctctctctctctctctctctctctctctctcctggcctATGGCTTCTTCTGGGCCACAATTAAAATCTTAGCCCATTGATAGTGGACTTTACCTTagaattttcaatttttcttgtcTGTGGCCAGAAGAAAAGCAGGCACATGATCAGCCTGAGAATGAGAACCTCTGTGAGCATGCAAAGCAGGCTGCAGTTCAGAACTAGAAGAGTTGATGAACTCTTTGTAAAGCACCCTTTGGGGTAAGAGTCTCCCTCAGGTGGGTGTGTGAAtcatgaggaagaggaagatgacgGGGGACTGAAGGAAGGACAAAGGAGAAACTTGGGTCATGGGGAAAGAAAGTGAGAATATTTATTCACAGTGTAGGATTCTGGAAGTATACTATTATACAAATGCTAAGACGCACACTCACTGATCCCCTCCCttgctcctgccctgacttctttagTGAAGGTAAAGATAGGCTGAGACCCACAATGACATCAGCATGGGGTAGAACTGGAGAATGCACACAGGGACCAGGGAAGGGCTGGAGTTAACAATGGAACGTCAGAAAGGCACCCAGCTTTGAAATAGAGAAGTGCCACATTGGCTCTCCTCCATGGTTTCCTAATTTTTTGGTCTCTCATTTTAGTCCACTTGGTAGCTATTTCATGTTGGTTTTCCCTGAGTTCTATTCTGGACCCTTCTCATTTTATGCACACACCCTGGAAGATGCCATTTACTCCCTGGGCTTCGCTGTAGCCTATATGTTGAACAACCCAAGATAGCTAGACAGCTTTTTGCTGTCCGTTGAATTCATGCTTTAGAGATTTTCTCACATAGACAAAACTCAGGCATTTCTAGAATCACCCATCCCAAACTCAACtgttctccttcctgtcttctttttctggCAAGGGTGGTCTCAGGCTGTCGGTGGCACagcccttttcctctttccctccccactgTCTGTGCATCATCCACACCTGCTTCTTCACTGGCTCTCCTCATTACACTACCTCCTGCTCCACTAGCTTCACACCCATGACGGCTCACCCCCAATTACCATCTTAGTAAGCTTCCCATGTCCAGTTTGGGGGAgttctcatttcttcctgttgATTTTGTGATTCTTTCACTAACAACATTTTAATGATGATGCATGGCTCTTGGGATAGCACTAAAGCCATCATATCTTTGCAGGATCCTCACCGGTCTATCATTAGGCTTCATCTCTTGCCTACTACCCACAGGCATGCTAATCTTCTCTTGGTTCTGAGAAAGTTCACTGTCCCCCCTGGGCTCCCTCACACGCTGGTTGTTCCGTGGGTTGCCTCACATtagtctttcctcttcctctgcctgtccTTTAGCTGGATTACACTCCCTCATGCATTGTGTATGAGTGCAAACGTAATGCACCAGTGGAAACACTGCTTCCTCCTGGAGCCTTCTGGGAATAGCCTCTTCCTAGAGGGCTCACTTACCACCTTCTGTCTCCTGACAGTTGTCCTGGGGCCATGCTGAGATTGATTGTTTGCCCAATGTCTACACTCATCTGTAAGCTCCAAGGGAAAAGGAGCTGTGTTTCCAATTGAGAACACAGTCTGTTTTCATTACCCAGAACATGCTATTTATTTACAAAGTGCATTtggatattaaagaaaataagaaaaagatagAGTACAGAAAAGGTTCGCTATTCTTACAGATTTTAAACAACATCAAAAGAGAATGGTTATTTGAAGCATTAGGGAAGAGATAAATCAATCATTGCTTTTGCACAGCATTTCTGAAACACAAAGGTGTAGATTATAAAAACCAAAAGCATTACTCATTTTGTTTCCATGTgggtctgtttctgcctcttcctgGCAGCTCTTAGAGATCACAGGCATTCTGTAATAGTTCCCTCTGCAGAAAAGCTGTGCCCACAAAGCTGTTTCTTAATCATTGTACTGATGTGGCTGAgaaaagtgatgtgtgtgtgtgtgtgtgtgtgtgtgtgtgtgtgtgtgtgtgtgaaggacaaGCCTGTGTGTTGTTTTCCTCATTGCCCACAGCAAATGATGAAGTAGTTACAAAGCATGTTTATTGTGTCATCTGACTGAAGCAAAATTTTCCTCACTAAACagcagcacagacagacaggacactTGCTATGGAGCTGGCTAACATCCTGGATCAGTTGTCCTTTGTCACCCTTCCTTCCGTTACTTTGTGGAAGAAATGCAACTGATACCCAGTTACACATACTCCTTTCCCATCTCACCCTAGTCAGTGGTTCAGGTGGGAAAAGCTAAGACCATAAAAAGCAACAGACCCCAGAATCAGGCTCCTTATTGTTGTGTATTCCTAGAGCAGGCTCAAGGGTTAGATTCTTGATGTTCACATAGGATCATGTATTTTCCTGCTTTCCCATCATTGACTTTTTAATCAATGACCATTACCCTTACGTGGATTATATTGCCAGAAGCCCCAAGGCATAGGGCTGAGGTTTGTGGTATTGTTTATCTTGTTGCCTAGCTACACCTTATATCCACAGCATGCAAAATTCTCAAGGGATGAATAAGCCAAGAGCTACTAAGACAGCTCATCCCATTCCCCTACAGTGCAGCTGTATTAAGGGGACAGATGAGAGAAGTCGGCCATCATGCAAGGCTGACATATCGTGTGCAAGGACATATGGGAACCACATTTTTTCCCCGTATTGCTTCttcaaaaatgaattaaattgGTCTATAAAACATACATCTTTGTGACAACAAAACTGACACATGAAAAGAGACTCTCATGAGGAGTGACTTCAGAAGAACCAGCAGTGTTGAAGGGTGTGTGTAAATGGAATGCACAGTCAAAAAAGCTAACAGAGAGGGCCCGCCACCTCTCCTGGCGTTTACACTCACTGAAAGCGAGAACATTTTGGATGCATTTCAAAAATATGGGTGTTTACAAGCATCAGCATTCTAAGACATATGATGCAGAATCGGGGGCAAGATGTCTCCTACATATCTTCGCTGTCACTCTGTCGCCACTTTTATTCAATCTGATAGTAGACAGTTTTATTAGATGTGGGTCTTTAACACTTGGAAATTGGGTCCCAAGGAAACATGTTTTCATTGAATAATGGAATATCACTGAAAGCTCTAAGCAATCCATGCTGCGATGTACTGTTTGCTATCTTGCATATGACAGCAGAAATGAGGTGGAAAGACTAGGAAGAATTCTGCCCTTATGCAGCTCACAGCTCTGTTGGGATAAGATGGCCACGAGTGAGTCAATAAAGGGCAGTGAgaggtttaaaaataatagaaaagttaTCTTATTAAATGGTGACATAGCATCTATTGAGTAGTGTTTTAGTGGCAGAATATAGGTGTCACTGGAGTTCAAAAGAAAGTGGGGATTTGTTACTGGCTTCACTGGGGAGGTAGAATTTGAGCCAAGGCTGGAGAAAGAAGGTTAGGAAGGTGGGGAAGAGGTTCTAGGGCTGAAGCGATAGCTCAGTGGGCAATGTGCTCCTAGCACAGGCAGATCATtatggatccccagaacccatgcaaagccaggcacagtacTGTGCATCTGTAATCTAGGTGCTCCTACAATGAGGtgagaaggagagacaggaggatcccaggatGCTCATGGGCCAGCTGGCCTGGCATGTGCACCAGCGAATAACAAGGCATGAGCCCCTATCTCAACATGGTAGAAGATGAAGAAGACCTACACACTCCTATACccaaggctgttctctgaccttcccaCGCATGTCATGGCCCATGCACGCCCGCAGTCACACGTggccatgtatacacacatgtagatgCGTACATCATACATAATATGTCTGAAAATGCAGGCACATCATACACAgagcttaattaaaaaatattctagctATCAAGTAATGGTGCGAGCCAACTCTGAGTGAGAAAAGGCAGTTACCAAGCGTATAACAAAGAATATGGGTGGGAGACCAGAAAGACAGGGAGGGTGAAACATCTTCTCTTCAACGCTGTCTGTGATCAGCTCTTGCAACAATGCTAATTCTCAATCTTCACTGGAGTGTATCTGAGAAATTTCTCCTCACTAGGAAGTATGAAGATAGATTTATTGCCCTCTGATTGTTCGGATATGTGCTAGTTCTACAGTTCTAGTGTGAATAATGAACTAGAAACCACAGACTTTTATTTCCTGATACAAATGCCCattagttgttttattttgtttgtttgtttagtttgagAAAAAAATGCTCTCATTTTGTTGCCCaaacttgaagcaatcctcctgtctcagactcctaGGCACTAGGGTTATAGGAATGTACTACCACACTGCGCATAGCTATCTATTTTGAAACTGGTAGAAAAGTTGGATACCATTTTTTTTGAGGTTCATTTACAACGTTCATCCTTCAACATTTTCTAAGTTATAGGTAGCTAGAAATAAAGTAATTTCCTGTTACCGCTCTTGTCCAGCAGTGTCCCAAAGCTGCAGGTGTACCTTAAATGCTTTCCCTGGAGACCCATCGGCTCCTTGTGTGCTGTAAACCTGAAAAACACAATCCTCCCAAGTTAATAACGCCTTGGATTTCATCAACATTGTAGTTCTCTGGGTTCACCCAGAGTGTTTTCGTTGATTACGATAATCAAAGTTCATAGTGCAgaataaatatttgctttattttccccCCAAGTATCACATATATCTCACTTTGAAATGTCAAGTGCAGTATGATTTTCAACACAGTTTAAGCATACTGCAAGCTTAAATTAGACACCTTCTGTCATTTCCTCATGGAAGCAGCAGACACCAGATCAGGATGAAAGCCCAGGTTCAAAAACCaacttttcatttaaactactgagtctattttcttttttttacttcgACAAATTGAGTCCATAATCCTTTCATATTTTATAGCTGTAGTAAACTTAAATGAAATTACAAATGGGAAaaccattttaaacaaaatttgctTTATAAGTACCTGGCTATCTTTTAGCAGAGTATTGACTTTCAAGATGACTTAGGTTAGAAAATGAACACAGAATTTCTCAGGGGGTTGAGTTAGGACACTTTGAACTCTGTCTTTTAGCCTCTTCTTTAGAGGGTCTTTGCAGATAATGTTCATGGCTTAGTGGAAATGTTTTATAGGCACATTTTTGCAATATTGCTGCCTAGATTGGTAGGCATTGCTAAGGGGAGAAGTCAGAAGAATCTTGGAGTTGCTGGAAGCAGAGCTGTCCACAATCTATTGGCTCTCAGTTAAGGTATAGGAAGCGATTCAACTTTCATACAGTGGCTTTCCACCAAGCATTTCCCTGTGACATCAACTGGAAGGCATAGTGATCTTGGCAGTCAAGAATACCATGGGTGGCAGGAAATCTGGCTAAGCTTATGTGCCTATGCTACATGCCTCACATGTCACAATATCCTCCTTCCTGTCATTAGTGTCTAGCATGGGAGAAGGAAATGGTGTTGTGATTCTCACTTAAGCTCCCTTATCATGGAAAATAGCATGGATGGGTCTCACATTCTGTTCATAACAAGCCAGTGATTGATGGCTGAggctacacagaaataaaaatgcagcAAGAACTTATAAATCTTGTGTTCCAGCTATTTGCCAATCATACTTTTTAACCTCTTTGTTAGGAGTAAGGAAGTAAATCcttcaattttctaagaaatttaCCTTGGACCAATGAATTAATACTTCTAGTACTTTAATAAGTCAAAATTTGAAAGATTCCTTAATAATTCACAGAAAACACATTATCCACAAATTCAACAACTCATTTATTTTAGTGTGCTTTTGAAGACAGATAGTGTCACTCAATATTTTTCTATCAAAATGTTACTGGTAGttgaaaatgtaataaataacatTCTGAAGTTTTGAGTTTCATGTGACAAAAAAACCCAGACACTTTGAAGTGCAATAAACACAATTTCTCAGTTCTTATTTGATACAAGAGAATAAGTAGAAAGGTTAAGAGTATAGTTAAAAACTTACCACACGTTTTTCCCGAAAATCTATTCCCACTGTAGTGATGAATTTGGGATTGAATTTGTTGTCTGTGTATCTGTAAAGAAATGTTGTCTTCCCTACTCCCGAGTCTCCAAGGGCCAGGAGTTTAATCAGATAATCATAATCTCCATCAGTCATAGTGATAGTCTTGGGGAGCCTGCACAGGAGAAGAACAAATATGATGAAGCTGAAGCTGATTTCCTCTGTCTGCTATCAGAATGCAACATACACTTAATTAATGACATTAACACCAAATGCCTCTATTGTGCAGAAATCCTGAAATAACTTGGTCAAAGCAGCTTCAAGTATGAGGGTACGCCTGCCGTTTTATCACTTTTCATCAGGGTATATAATAGCAAGCATTTGTATAATAGACATTGGCACCACAATAATAGACCTtaaaaagtcaaggacttttgtTTCCAAAACAAGTCTCTCGAGTATTAGCAGTGTGGTGCTcgggagaggagggagacacaAGAAGGGAAACCCTGCTGGAAATGAAACAGCAAAGGCAGAAAGTGATTGCAACTACgtgagaaatgaagaaattggAAAGGTTTGCATCTGATAATGAAGGAGAAGCTGTCTATTATATCCATACACAATATTCCCCTTTAGTCTTAAGAATTTAACAGCTAGCCTGATGCCCCTGAAAACACTGATCTGAAATCCTGCAGCAACAACTGTTAGAAATCTTCCTTCCCCAAACAAGGAAGCCTCTGTTCTGAATCAGTCTGTGTTGAGTAGTACAGCACTGATTTCCAAGCCttgagagagaggcagagcaaTTGCAAGGCATAGTTTGGCTATTCCGGTAATATGCCTCCTGTCTGGGTGAAAACATCTCTCATCTTTCTTCCAGTGCACAGGCCCCTCCTCCCCTGAAGCTGTGATGTCTGTGACTGCAGACCAGCCCTAAGCTAATGCAAATGCATCTCCAGAGGTTATTCTAAGGCGACTCATCTGAATGGCACCCTGCTCTATGGTTGTGAAGTTCCTACCATGACTCAAGATTTGCTACAACTTTCTGATTCATAGGTCACAGGTGCAGTTTGAAGGTTTCTTGAGTCCCGCCCCCATCCCccatggtccagacaaatctctctcacctgcagtcccacagcaactgggacccaagtaaacacacagaggcttatattatttacaaattgtatggcctatggcaggtgTCTTCCTAgttagttcttataacttaacccatttctatttatctataaattgccatgtgtccatggcttactggtactttcacatcttgcttctcctagtGGTACTGGCTTCTCTCtaaactctgcctttctccttcctgtcactctccttggatttcccacctgcctctaagctgccttaccataggccaaaacagcttatttattaaccaatgtgaACAACGTATACTCACAGTACAGAAAGACAGCCCCTAGCACACAGGAATGTGATTGTTGTATCCTACTACAAAGGGGGAGGCCTTTGAAGACTTTGCTAACATGGAAAACATTGCTctattatgagaaaaaaaaaaagaagatattccTATTTATGCAAACCCAGGagccaatttattttttaaaacagtctaTTCTGCAGTGATTAAAATTACAGTTCAAAATCAGCCTATTTGATGAGCTAAAGCATTCTAGTGAttttccaaaaatataaaaatggccTGGGGGTGtaagtctgtaactccagttgtttgggaggctgaggcaggaggatcacaacttTAATTTCCTCCTGGGCAACTTCACCTGATTGTGTTACAAAATATGAAAAGGGATAGGGACATAGTTTAGTACACGTCACatatgagcatgcatgtgtgagaaACTGGATTCCATTCAAATCACCACTAAGCAACTGAATAGAAGCAGATTTTTGTGTACATAAACTTAATCCAAAATGCTTTTACTTTGCTATTTTTAAGTAGTAGTCCAAGATGAAAGATTTTATGTCCTTGGGTAAAACACTTGATGAAGATAATGAGCTATttatcaaataattaataatcatTAAGTTGCTTTAGAGATTTGCATCTTTTAAATATAACTAATTCCTTAAATCTGAACTACATTTCTTCTGCTAAATAGGACTGAATTGATTAGGAATGTGTGTTTCTTTCataaaagaatcttttttttgagataggataaTTCATATCATGTTGTCCTTACATATGCCTCTCATGTAATTTGCCTTCATCACTGAATAGAACTTGCTGAGTCTTCTGACTATAAagacttttgatttctttttaaactatcTATACAAAGTATGATTGTGGCTTAGGAAGCATGTGCACCCATCAGCAGCTAGCCTTCCTTAGTGAAAGGGCACAGACAACCAAGGACACCAGACTCTTGTTGGAGACTTCTGCTGTAGGAGACTGCCTATACTTACCAACTCCCAAACTTGATGGCTCTAAATCAGAGCTTTGTAGTTGAATCTGCTTCGGCTCTCAGTCTTGGAGCCACATTGGTACCCAAACAGAATGATGCTCCCTACTGGAGGCTTGCATTACCATCTCTCTATCTTCTCTCTAAGTATCATTTTATTAACAGCCTGTTCATTTTTCCcccctgggaaaaggaaaacttAAATTTATTCTAAGATACAGGTGATGACTGCCACCGTCTTTCCCAGGTCTAAGCCATAGAGGGACTGAATACCTAAATAGAAAGTAAAGTTGGAAGGTACCATGGCTccccagaaaaatgaaaaggatgGAGTTAAAAGAGTGTATCAGCATAATCTAAATTTTATTCACAATTCCTATATTATTTCACTTTATTGTTGACAGTCATAAGAGAGACTAAATCTCAAACAAAATCCATCAGCATATGAGTATTGAACATAAAGATGAAACCTTTTAAAAGGATATAGTTCACAATGGAGCTTCTGGCAGAGCTTGGGTGCACTTAATAGGTGAGAATGAATGCAAGGGgatctggggatgtagctcaactgGTCCAGTGTTTGCCTGAGATGAATGGGTTCACTCTCAAGCCCTGCACAAAATTGGCTGCAAttgtacatgcttgtaatcccagcactgggaaggataGAGTaggaaggatcacaagttcaagaacatcttgggctatggagtgagtttggggccagcctgggatataaaagaccctgtctctaaaaaataaaatgaatttaaaataaaatctcacaaaaaccaaacaagaaaattaCAACATAGATTTCCAGACTAGAACATGATTGACGAATGAATGGAATCAACATTGTGCTTGTCATCCAAAGCAGTGGCCTTTATGGACTATGGTATTCAGTGGATCTTAGAGAAAGATTAACTAGCATGCAATCTTACAGCACAGCAAGGATCCAGACTAGGTGAGAACCAGGGAACCACTGCATGGGAGCTTACTGCCCATTTATACTACGAAGCTCTTAACCACTTGCCAACTACATGACGTAACATGTGTTCCTGACTGGTAGCCAATGTATTCTTTGTTCATTGTATACATCCTGCCTGGGGCAATACCAGGGCTGCCTCCAAATCAAGATCTAATCCAGCGTGAGCAGTGCTGGCCACCAGGGAAGAGTTTCTCTATGGCCCACATTGCCTTTGCTCTATAAATGAAGAGGGTTGGACACACTGTGGCACTGGACACAAATACCATATACAATGACTACAAAGCCTGGCACTGTGGAAAACATTTACTTAGTGCTTCCAATGTGCTCTTTGAC
The genomic region above belongs to Peromyscus leucopus breed LL Stock chromosome 19, UCI_PerLeu_2.1, whole genome shotgun sequence and contains:
- the Rab27b gene encoding ras-related protein Rab-27B; this translates as MTDGDYDYLIKLLALGDSGVGKTTFLYRYTDNKFNPKFITTVGIDFREKRVVYSTQGADGSPGKAFKVHLQLWDTAGQERFRSLTTAFFRDAMGFLLMFDLTSQQSFLNVRNWMSQLQANAYCENPDIVLIGNKADLPDQREVNERQARELAEKYGIPYFETSAATGQNVEKSVETLLDLIMKRMEQCVEKTQVPDTVNGGNSGKLDGEKPAEKKCAC